Genomic DNA from Candidatus Kaiserbacteria bacterium:
TCGTCGGGTTTTTGTTCTGGTTGCGCAGCACTTTCCTGTGGTGGTTGTTTTTGCATTGCTTCACCAATCTTCTGCATTTCTGAGGAAAGTTCTTGCGTTTTTGTTTTGATTGCCTCGTTGTCGTCTTTATCCTTGACCTCACGGAGCGCCTTCACTTTCTCTTCGACGCCTGCTTTGAGTTCTGGAGTAATAGCATCTTTGTGGTCGATAAGCGATTTTTCTGCAGTGTATATCATTTGATCAGCCAAGTTGCGTGATTCAATGAGTTGCTTCTTTTTCTCGTCCTCACCAGCGTGTGCTTCTGCCTCTTGTTTCATACGCTCGATGTCAGAAGGGGTGAGACCAGAGTTTGCCTCAATACGAATTTTCTGTTCTTTGCCGGTTGACTTGTCTTTTGCAATTACATTAAGTACACCATTGGCGTCAACATCAAAGATAACCTCTACCTGCGGCATGCCACGAGGCGCAGGTGGGATACCATCGAGGATAAAGCGACCGAGTGATTTGTTGTCCCCTGCCATTGGGCGTTCTCCTTGTGTAATGTGAATCTCTACTGATGTTTGATTGTCAGCAGCAGTAGAAAAAATTTGTTCTCGCTTGGTGGGAATGTGCGTGTTTTTCTCTACCAATTTTGTGGACACACCACCCATAGTTTCGATACCGAGTGAAAGTGGAATCACATCCACGAGCGTGATGTCGTGCACATCGCCTTGCAGGATACCTGCTTGGATAGCCGCACCGAGCGCTACTACCTCGTCTGGATTTACCGTTTTGTTTGGCTCCTTTCCAAAGAGTTCTTTTACACGCTCGACGATACGGGGCATACGTGTCTGCCCTCCCACAAGAATGATTTCATCAATCTCTTCTTTTTTAAGTCCGGATGCTTCGAGTGCGCGCTTTGTAATCTCGATTGAGCGATCGATGTATTCGTGTGCAATTTCTTCGAGTTTTGCACGAGTGAGCTTCAAGAGAAGGTGTTTAGGACCATTGGCGTCTGAGGTGATGAAGGGGATATTTATTTCCGCTTCGCCTGTTGAAGAAAGTTCATGTTTTGCTTTTTCTGCTGCTTCATCAAGACGCTGGAGTGCGAGCGCATCTTTGCCAAGGTCGATGCCTTCAAGACTCTTAAACTCAGCAATAAAATGACGAACAATTTTTTGATCGATGTCGCGGCCGCCCATGTGCGCATCACCATCAGTCGACTGTACCTCAATCACGTCATCACCTACTTCAAGTACGGTAACGTCAAAGGTACCGCCTCCAAAGTCAAATACCACAATTTTCTCCTCTTTCTTTTTATTAAAACCGTATGCGAGGGCTGCTGCAGTTGGCTCGTTAATGATGCGTTTTACGTCGAGACCAGCAATCTTTCCTGCATCCTGCGTTGCCTTTCTTTGTGCGTCGTTAAAGTAGGCAGGCACCGTTATAACTGCCTCAGTAATTTTTTCACCAAGTTTCGCCTCTGCATCTGCTTTCATTTTTGAAAGGATCATTGCAGAAACTTCTTCAGGGCGGTAGTCTTTCTCTCCCATGTGCACCACGACACCTTTGTCACTTCCCTCTCTTACTTCATATGGGACAATTCCTTTGTCGCTCTGAACTACCTTCTCGTCAAAGTTGTGACCCATAAAGCGCTTAATACCGTAGATGGTATTTTTTGGGTTGGTGACCGCCTGTCGTTTTGCAATTTGTCCCACAAGACGCTCTCCAGTTTTGGAAATAGCAACAATGGATGGTGTGGTGCGATTACCCTCCGCGTTTTCGATTATCGTCGGCTCGCTGCCTTCAATAATCGCCATTGCTGAGTTGGTTGTGCCAAGGTCAATACCAAGAATTTTTGCCATAATGATTTTTTTTAAAACTATCTAATAGTGAATGCGAGTAATTATTCAGTGCCGACAACGACACGTGCGGGTCTGATGATGTGGTCGCCGCGCTTGTATCCCTTCTGCAGTACTGCGATGACGGTATCTATCTGTGTCTCATCGGTGACCGGTGTATTCAAGACCGCTTCATGCTCTTCGGGATTAAAGGATGAGCCAACGGGGTCTTGTGATGCCACCTGGTATTGTCTGAGGAGTGATGCGAGTGTGGCCTGGATGGCCTCTACACCTGACCGCCATTTGGCGTCGACAGAAGCCCATTCCTTATCGTTCATCGCTATGTCGAAACTGTCCGCAAGGATAAGTAACTCCACGAGTATCTTGTCGGTTGCGCGTTCTTTGTCGCGCACCACCTGTTCCTCGAGACGACGTCTGCTGTTGAGGAAATCGGCGCGTGTTCTTTGCAATTCTTCTAGATGCTTCTGCTTCTCTGCTTCACATACGGCAAGTTTTCTGCGCAGGTTATTTAACTTATCACTGAGTTGCTCTTCCTCATCTTCTAAATCCATTTCGGAATCTTGAGGTATAGTGTCATCCTCCGTAACAATCTCTTCCTCCTCGTCTTTATCATGTGTATGTACCATAGTGCGTGCATTATAACTGCGATTTATGGTACTGTCAAAAAAGTATTTTCTCGAAAATTAAATAGGATCGCCACATAAATATATCAAGGCGTCGCATTGATACTTGATACATTTCAAAAATGAAAAGGACCTGCTGAATGAATCAACAGGTCCGTGGGCAGTTTGGGTTGTGTTTAGGCGGGTTGGCCTTCTTGGATGAATGTTTGCATCCTCTTATTCAATAGATCATAGATGATCGCGAGCATTCCAAGATGGTCCTCTGTGACATCACCTTGCTTGTTTAACGCTTTGACCGATTCCAGAAAATCAAAAATCTCTGGCGCGGAATGACTCCACTTTGATGCCATTTCGCGAACTTCGGCGTCGTAAGGAGAACTTGTCACTGATGCATTATGACTTTCGTCGAGTTCACACACCAAGTCCTCGATGACATAAATGAACTTTGCAACAGTGAGCGTACCGCTTTTCATCTCCTCGATACGATGGTGTAACGACAAAGATGGTGAACCAGCAGCTTCTGCAAATGAAGCAAAGAAATCTACATCAACAGGGGTTAAAGAGTTGGCCATGAGTACCTCCAAAATATGGTTGAAGTGAAAGTGTTTGAATTGAATCAGGAACTGAAGCAAATTTTATTTAATCACGATAATGGCGGAGCGTCAAGGTGCCCAAAAAATAATGAGCGTGAGCGACTATATTTTTTGAGGCCTTCACTTTTTTATCTCCCCAGAGAAAAAAGTTAAGAAGCGACTGAACTTTGCAGAATCCAGAATATCTCCCATACCAATGACTCATACTCAGATGAGCGTGAGCGACTATATTTTTTGAGGCCTTCACTTTTTTATCTCCCCAGAGAAAAAAGTTAAGAAGCGACTGAACTTTGCAGAATCCAGAATATCTCCCATACCAATGACTCATACTCAGATGAGCGTGAGCGACTATATTTTTTGAGGCCATGGGGCAGAAAAATATCGCTCCGGTCGTCGAAAAGAACAAATGCCCCGAAGGGGGCATTTGTTTTATCTTTTCGACCACTGTGGGCTTTTGCGGGCTTTTTTTAGACCGAACTTCTTTCGTTCTACGGCGCGAGGGTCGCGCTTGAGGAAGCCAGCTTTCTTGAGTGGGATGCGGCGCTCTGCCTTCTCTTTCAAGAGTGCACGTGCGATTCCTAGTCTAATGGCATCTGATTGTGAACTGAGTCCACCTCCTTGCACGTGTGCACTGATTTCGTAGTTCTCGATTCCTGCATCTGCAGTTTCAAGTACGGAGAGCAAATTTTT
This window encodes:
- the rpsI gene encoding 30S ribosomal protein S9 → MATKQYIEGIGRRKTATARVRVTKANETRVIVNEKALAEYFTAATLQKNLLSVLETADAGIENYEISAHVQGGGLSSQSDAIRLGIARALLKEKAERRIPLKKAGFLKRDPRAVERKKFGLKKARKSPQWSKR
- a CDS encoding nucleotide exchange factor GrpE → MVHTHDKDEEEEIVTEDDTIPQDSEMDLEDEEEQLSDKLNNLRRKLAVCEAEKQKHLEELQRTRADFLNSRRRLEEQVVRDKERATDKILVELLILADSFDIAMNDKEWASVDAKWRSGVEAIQATLASLLRQYQVASQDPVGSSFNPEEHEAVLNTPVTDETQIDTVIAVLQKGYKRGDHIIRPARVVVGTE
- the dnaK gene encoding molecular chaperone DnaK, yielding MAKILGIDLGTTNSAMAIIEGSEPTIIENAEGNRTTPSIVAISKTGERLVGQIAKRQAVTNPKNTIYGIKRFMGHNFDEKVVQSDKGIVPYEVREGSDKGVVVHMGEKDYRPEEVSAMILSKMKADAEAKLGEKITEAVITVPAYFNDAQRKATQDAGKIAGLDVKRIINEPTAAALAYGFNKKKEEKIVVFDFGGGTFDVTVLEVGDDVIEVQSTDGDAHMGGRDIDQKIVRHFIAEFKSLEGIDLGKDALALQRLDEAAEKAKHELSSTGEAEINIPFITSDANGPKHLLLKLTRAKLEEIAHEYIDRSIEITKRALEASGLKKEEIDEIILVGGQTRMPRIVERVKELFGKEPNKTVNPDEVVALGAAIQAGILQGDVHDITLVDVIPLSLGIETMGGVSTKLVEKNTHIPTKREQIFSTAADNQTSVEIHITQGERPMAGDNKSLGRFILDGIPPAPRGMPQVEVIFDVDANGVLNVIAKDKSTGKEQKIRIEANSGLTPSDIERMKQEAEAHAGEDEKKKQLIESRNLADQMIYTAEKSLIDHKDAITPELKAGVEEKVKALREVKDKDDNEAIKTKTQELSSEMQKIGEAMQKQPPQESAAQPEQKPDEGNIRDAESGEKPTN